One Aegilops tauschii subsp. strangulata cultivar AL8/78 chromosome 7, Aet v6.0, whole genome shotgun sequence genomic window carries:
- the LOC109752737 gene encoding bidirectional sugar transporter SWEET6b-like, protein MVSAVVARNIVGIIGNVISFGLFLSPVPTFWRIYKAKDVEEFKPDPYLATLMNCLLWFFYGLPVVHPNSTLVLTINGIGLVIEGTYIIMFIIYAAKNTRWKMLGVLAIEAAFMAAVVAGVLVGAHTHEKRSMIVGILCVIFGSIMYASPLTIMGKVIRTKSVEYMPFFLSLVNFLNGLCWTGYALIKFDIYITIPNALGTIFGLVQLILYGYYYRSTPKKGKNVELPTVLTKNAVTSGDVSVTIEK, encoded by the exons ATGGTTTCCGCCGTCGTGGCCCGCAACATCGTGGGCATCATTGGCAATGTCATCTCCTTCGGCCTCTTCCTCTCCCCTGT GCCGACGTTCTGGCGTATCTacaaggccaaggacgtggaggAGTTCAAGCCGGACCCCTACCTGGCGACGCTCATGAACTGCCTGCTCTGGTTCTTCTACGGGCTCCCTGTCGTCCACCCCAACAGCACCCTCGTCCTCACCATCAACGGCATCGGCCTCGTCATCGAGGGCACCTACATCATCATGTTCATCATCTACGCGGCCAAGAACACAAGG TGGAAGATGCTCGGCGTGCTCGCCATCGAGGCGGCGTTCATGGCTGCCGTGGTGGCCGGTGTGCTCGTCGGCGCCCACACCCACGAGAAGCGCTCCATGATCGTAGGCATCCTCTGCGTCATCTTCGGCTCCATCATGTACGCCTCCCCGCTCACCATCATG GGTAAAGTGATCAGGACCAAGAGTGTGGAGTACATGCCATTCTTCCTGTCGCTGGTAAACTTCCTCAACGGTCTCTGCTGGACGGGCTATGCGCTCATCAAGTTTGACATCTACATCACG ATCCCCAATGCCCTTGGTACAATCTTCGGCCTCGTCCAGCTGATCCTCTACGGGTACTACTACAGATCGACCCCCAAGAAGGGCAAGAACGTCGAACTGCCCACCGTCCTCACCAAAAACGCCGTTACCAGTGGCGACGTCTCGGTCACCATTGAGAAATAA